One window of the Misgurnus anguillicaudatus chromosome 8, ASM2758022v2, whole genome shotgun sequence genome contains the following:
- the tmem198ab gene encoding transmembrane protein 198, with amino-acid sequence MTSSLQTLAFKLAPSPKEAGSEHLGPCNDGAGQHYEVVPSVVCSMCCLFGIIYCFFGYRCFKAVLFLTGLMFGSVIIFLLCYKERVLDTQLTIEASVGIGLGIGTLCGLVTMLVRSVGLFMVGLLLGLLVAIGTLIGMEELSSNPPRSVWVPLGVLLGLGMLFAVLTLQWQRCFTTLSTAVFGAAVIVVATDYFVELFALVRYIYERVKTGPREPVCWITWVVLGTWPALALLGVLVQWRVTAEGYSHTKVMISRQQRRVQLMRIRQKEDRRESRKKKRKQPQNSNHTHAAKALHPEPAYRRKPNPIRRFDGDVLSPSYIQNFRDRQMDGRGYQVGGLLNPGHTSVDIDYDCGSTVPLTAGVGPNVRV; translated from the exons ATGACGTCCTCCTTGCAGACCCTAGCTTTTAAGCTGGCCCCTTCCCCAAAAGAAGCTGGATCAGAACATTTGGGCCCCTGTAACGATGGGGCAGGGCAACATTATGAGGTGGTTCCCTCGGTTGTCTGTTCGATGTGCTGTCTTTTTGGAATCATCTATTGCTTCTTCG GTTACCGCTGTTTTAAGGCTGTACTCTTCCTCACAGGTCTGATGTTCGGGTCTGTGATCATCTTCTTGCTCTGTTACAAGGAGCGGGTATTAGACACACAGCTGACCATAGAGGCCAGCGTGGGCATCGGCCTGGGTATCGGAACCCTGTGCGGCCTGGTGACCATGTTGGTACGCAGCGTGGGGCTCTTCATGGTGGGGCTCCTCCTGGGCTTGCTGGTGGCCATCGGGACCCTGATAGGCATGGAAGAGCTGTCTTCCAACCCCCCGCGATCAGTTTGGGTGCCCCTGGGCGTGCTGCTGGGGCTGGGCATGCTGTTCGCCGTCCTCACCCTACAGTGGCAAAGATGCTTTACCACGCTCTCGACGGCCGTGTTTGGGGCTGCAGTGATAGTCGTAGCCACAGATTATTTCGTGGAGCTCTTTGCTCTAGTGAGATACATTTACGAGAGGGTGAAAACTGGCCCCCGGGAACCTGTTTGCTGGATAACGTGGGTGGTCCTGGGAACATGGCCTGCTCTCGCCCTGTTGGGCGTACTGGTGCAGTGGAGAGTGACAGCGGAGGGATACTCCCACACAAAAG ttatgaTCAGTCGTCAGCAGCGGCGAGTCCAGCTCATGCGCATTCGGCAGAAGGAGGATAGGAGGGAAAGCAGGAAGAAAAAGCGAAAGCAACCGCAGAACTCGAACCACACACACGCTGCCAAAGCCTTGCACCCGGAGCCCGCCTATCGCAGGAAGCCTAACCCTATACGGCGCTTTGATGGAGATGTGCTTTCTCCT AGTTATATCCAGAATTTTcgggacagacagatggatggccGGGGTTATCAAGTGGGCGGGCTATTGAATCCAGGTCACACAAGTGTCGATATTGACTATGACTGCGGGTCCACCGTTCCCCTCACTGCTGGGGTCGGACCAAACGTTCGGGTCTGA